Proteins encoded together in one Formosa sp. Hel3_A1_48 window:
- a CDS encoding tyrosine-protein phosphatase produces MSFSFFLKKKQQPLFDGLIDFHNHLLPGIDDGSKSVDQSMEMLNLYADLGIKKVISSPHIYKDLYPNTKESIQASFAKLDKASKTHEVELLGFAAEYLVDEFFMRAVAAQEKQLCCFGKHILIEIPFFDQLKRLNEVLFLLQNQGYFPILAHPERYVALETTAAVEDLKHKGAKMQLNALSLVGYYGAEVQKKASLWLKKGLFDLIGTDAHNPYQLNKLRDLHLSKKELQAWEKIGAEQAALIAP; encoded by the coding sequence ATGAGCTTTTCATTCTTTTTAAAGAAAAAACAACAACCGCTTTTTGATGGTCTTATTGATTTTCACAATCATTTATTGCCCGGAATTGACGATGGGAGCAAATCGGTAGATCAATCCATGGAAATGCTGAATTTATACGCTGATTTAGGGATAAAAAAAGTCATCAGTAGCCCGCACATTTATAAAGATTTATACCCCAATACCAAAGAGAGTATCCAAGCTTCATTTGCAAAGCTGGATAAAGCCTCTAAAACCCATGAGGTTGAGCTATTGGGTTTTGCAGCAGAATATTTAGTAGATGAGTTTTTTATGCGTGCTGTTGCCGCTCAAGAAAAACAACTCTGTTGTTTTGGAAAACACATCCTTATAGAAATTCCTTTTTTCGACCAGTTGAAGCGCTTAAATGAAGTCCTTTTTCTGCTGCAGAATCAGGGTTATTTCCCCATTTTAGCTCATCCCGAACGCTATGTAGCCTTGGAAACTACAGCAGCAGTAGAAGACTTAAAGCACAAAGGTGCTAAAATGCAACTCAATGCCCTTTCCCTTGTGGGTTATTACGGCGCGGAGGTGCAAAAGAAAGCCTCGTTGTGGCTTAAAAAAGGACTGTTTGACCTTATTGGAACCGATGCACACAACCCCTACCAATTAAATAAACTGAGGGATTTACACCTCAGCAAAAAGGAACTCCAGGCTTGGGAAAAAATAGGTGCTGAGCAAGCAGCGCTTATCGCCCCTTAA
- a CDS encoding DUF3575 domain-containing protein → MKIYPSIFIYPFLILIGFNFCFAQTEVKFNLASAALLTPNVGVEIKTAERRSIQLDVLGSFWDSFQSKPYHITQIILEHRWYNSAKSLFFGTHIGFGMFTLQKPSWPVLYDHYQDPSTYSSGADAYQSGRIAFYGLTFGYKKKISPRLGLELFVGGGLTQSRYKGYDRVDGVVVQTTPGGNGFDGSGEVTLYRGGLMLTYALKK, encoded by the coding sequence ATGAAAATTTATCCATCCATTTTTATTTACCCTTTTTTAATCTTAATTGGCTTCAATTTTTGTTTTGCACAAACAGAAGTCAAATTCAATCTTGCTTCTGCAGCCCTATTGACGCCAAATGTTGGTGTGGAAATTAAAACCGCAGAACGCCGCTCTATTCAGTTGGATGTTTTGGGGTCTTTTTGGGATAGTTTTCAGTCCAAACCCTACCACATTACACAAATTATTTTAGAACACCGTTGGTACAATTCAGCCAAATCTTTATTTTTTGGAACGCATATAGGCTTTGGGATGTTTACGCTACAAAAACCGAGCTGGCCCGTGCTCTACGACCACTATCAAGACCCTTCAACCTATTCTTCTGGTGCGGATGCGTATCAATCGGGGCGTATTGCTTTTTACGGGCTGACTTTTGGTTATAAGAAAAAAATAAGCCCTAGGCTTGGTTTAGAACTTTTTGTAGGAGGTGGATTGACACAAAGCAGGTACAAGGGCTACGATAGGGTGGATGGGGTTGTTGTACAAACTACACCAGGCGGCAATGGGTTTGACGGCAGTGGGGAGGTTACCCTTTACCGCGGAGGTCTGATGCTTACTTATGCCCTAAAAAAATAA
- a CDS encoding THUMP-like domain-containing protein, which produces MLNSKLLALKVQTFINRHLNANVHDLALKGSPFSEVETAELMQQIQSKNKCKKKLPTWFNSLGIYYPAKLNIEQTSSEKTALYKSAMLEGGLLIDLSGGFGVDSFYFSKKIKTVVHCEIETELSEIAAHNFRILKANNIKTIATDGLEYLKNNTEALDWIYIDPSRRDVQKNKRFFIEDCTPNVTKHLDLFFKHSPQVLVKLSPMLDIHAALEVLPQTKEIHIVAVKNEVKELLFILKNEYHGAPLIKAINLDSTQEVFEFKTSDELQSSSDFALPALFLYEPNAAVLKSGAFKLVSNRFNVKKLAQHTHLYTSELAIDDFPGKAYRINRVHPYNKKKLKALLNGQKANVKTRNFPEKTEHLKTIFKLSDGGERFLFFTSSEAKKWVLDCSEVTSI; this is translated from the coding sequence ATGTTGAACTCTAAACTTCTAGCGCTAAAAGTGCAAACATTCATCAACAGACATTTGAATGCAAATGTTCATGATTTAGCACTCAAAGGAAGTCCTTTTTCAGAAGTGGAGACAGCAGAACTCATGCAGCAAATTCAGTCCAAGAACAAATGCAAAAAAAAACTACCAACTTGGTTTAATAGTTTAGGTATTTATTATCCTGCTAAACTCAATATTGAACAAACATCTTCAGAGAAAACTGCTTTATATAAAAGCGCAATGCTTGAAGGGGGGCTACTTATAGATCTTAGCGGTGGATTTGGTGTAGATAGCTTTTATTTTTCTAAAAAAATTAAAACAGTAGTGCATTGTGAAATTGAAACGGAATTGTCAGAAATCGCAGCTCATAATTTTCGAATACTGAAGGCTAACAATATAAAAACTATTGCCACCGACGGATTAGAGTATTTAAAAAACAACACTGAAGCGCTAGATTGGATTTACATCGACCCTTCGCGAAGAGATGTTCAAAAAAATAAACGGTTTTTTATTGAAGATTGCACTCCTAATGTAACGAAACACCTAGACCTGTTCTTTAAACACAGTCCCCAGGTTTTAGTGAAATTATCCCCAATGCTGGATATTCATGCAGCGCTTGAAGTACTGCCACAAACGAAAGAAATACATATCGTGGCAGTCAAAAATGAAGTTAAGGAACTCTTGTTTATCTTAAAAAATGAATACCATGGAGCTCCCTTGATCAAGGCCATAAACTTAGACAGCACGCAAGAAGTTTTTGAATTTAAAACTTCTGATGAATTACAGAGTTCATCGGATTTTGCACTCCCTGCTCTATTCCTATACGAACCTAATGCTGCAGTTCTCAAATCAGGCGCCTTTAAACTAGTTTCAAATCGATTTAATGTAAAAAAGTTAGCGCAACACACCCATCTGTACACCTCAGAACTAGCCATTGACGACTTTCCAGGCAAGGCCTACCGGATAAATCGAGTACACCCCTACAACAAAAAAAAGCTAAAAGCACTACTCAATGGCCAAAAGGCTAATGTGAAAACCAGAAACTTTCCCGAAAAAACAGAACACTTAAAAACGATTTTTAAACTTTCAGACGGCGGAGAACGCTTTTTATTTTTCACGTCTTCTGAAGCTAAAAAATGGGTCTTGGATTGCTCTGAAGTCACCTCCATCTAA
- a CDS encoding TrmH family RNA methyltransferase — protein sequence MQLNHYNSKFKAKKFPIILLTDHVVRPANVGGLFRIADAFGVQKLILGGTLELNRKVWNTSRATEKAIDYEQKEDLGPALEQLRKEGYVLVGLEITDSSTAIASIALKKEQKIALVIGAERHGINEAVLKVLDFCCHVEMYGQNSSMNVVQATSIALYTLTNKLQNVEL from the coding sequence ATGCAGCTTAACCACTACAATTCAAAATTTAAAGCCAAAAAATTCCCTATTATCTTGCTAACAGACCATGTTGTCCGTCCAGCAAATGTGGGCGGGTTGTTTCGTATTGCAGACGCATTTGGAGTTCAAAAACTAATTTTAGGCGGAACTTTGGAGCTCAACAGGAAAGTATGGAATACCTCTAGAGCCACTGAAAAAGCAATAGATTACGAACAAAAGGAGGACCTTGGCCCTGCATTAGAGCAGTTACGCAAAGAGGGGTATGTACTAGTGGGTCTAGAAATTACAGATTCAAGTACTGCTATAGCGTCTATTGCGCTTAAAAAAGAACAAAAAATTGCCCTCGTGATCGGTGCTGAGCGGCATGGAATAAATGAGGCTGTGCTAAAGGTGTTGGATTTTTGCTGCCATGTGGAAATGTACGGCCAAAACAGCAGCATGAATGTGGTTCAAGCCACCTCAATCGCTTTGTATACCCTCACCAATAAATTACAGAATGTTGAACTCTAA
- a CDS encoding DUF4159 domain-containing protein: protein MRNLILIVLLVIVPMTRSQGQTLAVLKYDGGGDWYSNPTALKNLIQFSNTHGATKLKLKPEVVHPEDPALFSYPFIHMTGHGNVVFSDEALKNLNTYLIGGGFLHIDDNYGMKPYILPQLKKLFPSKVLKEVPSDHPIFNLIFEFPDGLPKIHEHDGLAPQALGIFHENRLILLCTFESDLSDGWEDQSVHKDPEDIRLKALQMGANIIKYAFEF from the coding sequence ATGCGTAATCTAATTCTAATTGTTCTTTTAGTTATCGTTCCCATGACAAGGAGTCAAGGGCAAACCCTTGCTGTCTTAAAGTATGACGGCGGCGGCGACTGGTACAGCAACCCCACGGCACTAAAAAATTTGATTCAATTTAGCAACACCCATGGCGCCACCAAACTAAAGTTAAAACCAGAAGTCGTTCATCCTGAAGACCCCGCTTTGTTCAGCTATCCATTTATTCACATGACTGGCCATGGAAACGTCGTTTTTTCAGATGAAGCACTAAAAAACCTAAACACCTACCTCATTGGTGGCGGGTTCTTGCATATCGATGATAATTATGGCATGAAGCCCTATATTTTGCCCCAACTAAAAAAGCTATTCCCCTCTAAAGTTTTAAAAGAAGTTCCAAGCGATCATCCTATTTTCAATCTTATTTTTGAATTCCCTGACGGCCTTCCAAAAATCCACGAACACGATGGCTTAGCGCCACAGGCATTGGGTATTTTTCACGAGAATAGACTCATACTTTTGTGTACGTTTGAAAGTGACCTTAGCGATGGTTGGGAGGATCAGTCGGTGCATAAAGACCCCGAAGATATTCGGCTAAAAGCACTACAAATGGGGGCTAATATCATTAAGTATGCTTTCGAATTTTAA
- a CDS encoding 16S rRNA (uracil(1498)-N(3))-methyltransferase, with the protein MQLFYNSDLRAKDKEFCFDKNESRHIIKVLRKKTGDKLNITNGLGFLFEAVILTENPNKCTVSITTTSSIASKGYSVHLAVAPTKTNDRYEWFLEKATELGVDFITPIICKRSERKTIKPERYKKIVEAASKQSLRTHFPILNPAVRFEEFLKTKTEEDRYIAHCLEEGQPHLKDELRSKKNILILIGPEGDFTAAEIKMALDSGFQAVSLGRARLRTETAAIAACHTIELHNA; encoded by the coding sequence ATGCAATTATTTTATAATTCAGACTTAAGAGCAAAAGACAAGGAATTTTGTTTTGATAAAAATGAAAGTCGACATATAATTAAAGTTTTGCGTAAGAAGACTGGAGATAAATTAAACATTACCAATGGTTTAGGATTTTTATTTGAAGCTGTAATTCTAACTGAAAATCCAAACAAATGCACCGTATCCATCACCACTACTAGTTCCATTGCATCCAAGGGATACAGCGTTCATTTGGCGGTTGCACCCACCAAAACCAATGACCGTTATGAATGGTTTCTAGAAAAAGCCACCGAACTTGGAGTAGACTTTATCACACCAATTATTTGCAAGCGCAGTGAACGTAAAACCATCAAGCCAGAACGCTATAAAAAGATTGTAGAAGCCGCGTCAAAGCAGTCGCTTCGCACCCATTTCCCTATCCTAAATCCCGCTGTTCGTTTTGAAGAATTCCTAAAAACAAAAACAGAAGAAGATCGATACATCGCACATTGCCTGGAAGAGGGGCAGCCACATTTGAAAGATGAACTAAGGTCCAAAAAAAATATTTTGATATTAATCGGTCCTGAAGGAGATTTTACAGCTGCTGAGATTAAAATGGCACTAGACTCAGGTTTTCAAGCTGTTAGCCTGGGGCGAGCACGCTTACGAACAGAAACAGCTGCCATTGCAGCATGCCACACCATAGAACTCCACAATGCGTAA
- the tsaD gene encoding tRNA (adenosine(37)-N6)-threonylcarbamoyltransferase complex transferase subunit TsaD encodes MHKENVYILGIESSCDDTAAAVLHNGKVLSNIIANQSIHEAYGGVVPELASRAHQQNIVPVVDQALKTAGISKNQLSAVAFTKGPGLMGSLLVGSSFAKSLAFGLDIPLIEVNHMQAHILAHFIDKEGYEKPEFPFLAMTISGGHTQIVRVDDAFDMTVIGETIDDAVGEAFDKSGKLLGLGYPAGPEIDKRAKLGDPKAYKFTKPKVKGLNFSFSGLKTAILYFIRDQSKNNPEFIAQNLNAICASIQYTIVGILMDKLKLAVQETGIKSIAIGGGVSANSGIRTALKNTEQKYGWKTYIPAFEFTTDNAAMIGIVGYLKYLKNDFAPQNTMATARLKL; translated from the coding sequence ATGCACAAAGAAAATGTTTACATACTAGGAATTGAATCTTCTTGTGACGATACTGCAGCGGCAGTTTTACACAATGGTAAGGTTTTAAGCAACATTATTGCAAATCAGTCTATTCATGAGGCTTACGGCGGGGTTGTTCCTGAACTAGCATCACGGGCACATCAACAAAATATTGTTCCGGTTGTCGATCAAGCACTAAAAACAGCAGGAATTTCAAAAAATCAGCTTTCAGCAGTTGCATTTACAAAAGGTCCCGGTCTGATGGGCTCACTTCTAGTGGGAAGCTCCTTTGCTAAATCTTTAGCCTTTGGATTAGACATCCCTTTGATTGAAGTTAATCATATGCAAGCCCATATATTGGCGCATTTTATAGATAAAGAAGGCTATGAAAAGCCAGAATTTCCGTTTTTGGCCATGACTATTTCTGGGGGGCACACCCAAATAGTACGTGTAGATGATGCTTTTGATATGACGGTTATAGGCGAAACCATAGATGATGCTGTAGGGGAAGCTTTCGATAAAAGCGGTAAACTATTAGGACTAGGCTATCCTGCGGGACCTGAAATTGACAAACGCGCAAAATTAGGCGACCCTAAAGCCTATAAATTTACTAAACCAAAAGTCAAGGGACTGAATTTTAGTTTCTCGGGGCTCAAAACAGCAATTTTATATTTCATTAGAGACCAATCTAAAAATAACCCTGAATTTATAGCTCAAAACTTGAACGCTATTTGTGCCTCCATACAATATACAATAGTGGGTATTCTTATGGACAAGCTGAAGCTTGCTGTTCAAGAAACAGGGATAAAAAGCATTGCAATTGGCGGAGGGGTCTCAGCCAATTCTGGCATTCGTACTGCACTAAAAAATACGGAACAAAAATACGGATGGAAAACGTACATTCCGGCTTTTGAGTTCACCACAGACAATGCTGCTATGATTGGTATTGTAGGGTATTTAAAGTACTTGAAAAATGATTTCGCACCGCAAAATACAATGGCTACAGCACGACTAAAACTATAA
- a CDS encoding translocation/assembly module TamB domain-containing protein, with translation MLFFLILMLLLSIPGVQTFLGRYATNQINATYGTAINVEKVGIQFNGDLELKNILIKDHHNDTLIAADELNSSLLDFAKIKTNALVFGDIDLYNLRFNIKTYKGEEDSNLDIFADSFKVDKKKSDSPFVLSSKDVTIYDSHFTLSNENKNENARLLEFNQLNINAADFLIRGPEVSLDVNTLSFSDPRGVEMHNLQTDFKYTLTSMLFDNLRIQTLNSKLIGALEFNYKREDLKQFYDKVFLSGEFKNSTINLGELNVFFPEFGASENITFDTQISGTLNELLLQDFHLESNKSTFIDGNFEFKNLIDAEAKPFQMRGDIARLASKYTDLKGILPRILGQNIPSNLSALGMFTIRGTTLISGPTIDADFEANTALGTVVADLELSKIKFIDDAEYEGLIEFKDFDLGQLIGQPNFGLMSSQFKLKGRGFTLEKLKSNVEGNCSTFEFNNYLYSNLDVQGLVQDKVFNGALSVVDPSLTMDFEGLVDFSDEENIYDFSASIANADLNALHFVERDSIAVFNGTVAMDMRGTNLDDVRGFLQFKNTSYSNQNDDYYFEDFQVSSDFNLNNIRTISVNSPEIIRGTFKGNFIVKELPKLVNNALSEIYSRKDINDITPNQSLDFNFKIYNKIIEVFYPNLRLGSNTFVRGTLHSDPEKFSLKFKSPKINFDNYFAEQIEVQLINDNPIFNTYVELDSLSTPFYAAKDFSLINVTLNDTLYIKSQFKGGRQSSDNFDFNLFYTTDEEKSILGLKPSFVNFKNTPWRLNANNNSKNKLVFDSAFNEVTLQDVDISFEDEQLVMSGQSKDSLSADFNLDFKNVDLAKVTPEIDSLQLGGVVNGNLNILKQNEIYLPKSLLTIDDFEVNRFNLGAFNASISGNSSLTNYDVDIVVKDDKNESFSAKGRLDVSGDNSNLDLQLKFKDFLLDPLDPFGGGVIKKIRGKVSGNSTITGRIQRPQINGSLTLNEGGIAVPYLNIDYAFSPQTKIDLIGQRFVFKSAAFTDTKYKSEGVLSGALSHVNFKDWAIDLAITSDRLLVLNTKESDDALYYGTGFVSGQIDITGPMKQLFIEANVSTSKGTVFKIPLSDSEMISENSYIKFISPEEKNIKNKGRNIKLDEIKGVEMEFNMDVTDDAEIEIVFDKETGSSVVGRGNGSMLAQINTNDKFLMFGDFLVLSGYYNYSIGRVIQKKFKLVKDGSLVWDGDPLQAEINLEAVYDDISVNPSTLLDNPINQTIPAEVLINLTGALEKPDLAFDIRFPNINSALNSELKDRLRDKDKRDFQALSLLTTGSFRSKLALDSQDAFELVSDGVTNVLNDIFSDADNKVKLGLNLDIGKNTPEFETDSRVGVTLSTKISENVLINGKLGVPVGGVSETTVAGDFEVQVLLNEDRTLSLKFFNRENSIQNFGEQIGYTQGLGLSYNIEFDNLRELFKELFVNENKIDSTKQENNENSSLPDYMEFKQ, from the coding sequence GTGCTGTTTTTTCTCATCTTGATGTTGCTGCTCAGTATTCCTGGTGTTCAAACCTTTTTGGGACGTTATGCTACGAACCAAATAAATGCCACTTACGGCACGGCCATTAATGTAGAAAAGGTCGGAATTCAATTTAATGGAGATTTAGAGCTCAAAAATATTTTAATTAAGGATCACCACAACGATACATTGATTGCGGCTGATGAACTCAATAGTTCGCTTTTAGATTTTGCAAAGATTAAAACCAATGCCCTCGTTTTTGGCGACATTGATTTATACAATTTGCGCTTCAACATCAAAACCTATAAAGGCGAAGAGGACTCCAATTTAGATATTTTTGCAGACAGCTTTAAAGTTGATAAAAAGAAATCGGATTCTCCATTTGTACTCTCCTCAAAGGATGTTACAATTTACGACAGCCATTTTACCCTTTCTAACGAAAATAAAAACGAAAACGCACGGCTTTTAGAATTTAATCAATTAAACATCAATGCGGCTGATTTTCTCATTAGAGGTCCAGAAGTTTCCTTGGATGTTAATACCTTAAGTTTTTCGGATCCTAGAGGAGTGGAAATGCATAACTTGCAAACAGATTTCAAATACACACTGACTTCAATGCTGTTTGATAATTTGCGTATTCAAACGCTCAATTCTAAGTTAATTGGAGCTTTGGAATTCAATTACAAAAGAGAAGATTTAAAGCAATTTTACGACAAGGTATTTCTTTCGGGTGAGTTTAAAAACAGTACCATTAATTTAGGAGAGCTTAATGTATTTTTCCCAGAATTTGGTGCCAGTGAAAATATCACGTTTGACACTCAGATTTCAGGAACACTTAACGAATTGCTTTTGCAAGATTTTCATTTGGAATCCAACAAAAGTACTTTTATTGATGGTAATTTTGAATTTAAAAATTTAATAGACGCTGAAGCTAAACCTTTTCAAATGCGGGGTGATATTGCGCGTTTAGCATCCAAGTACACGGACTTAAAAGGGATTCTACCGCGAATACTGGGACAAAATATTCCGTCGAATTTGTCAGCTTTAGGCATGTTTACAATTCGCGGGACCACGCTTATTTCAGGCCCTACAATAGATGCTGACTTCGAAGCTAACACGGCCTTGGGGACTGTGGTTGCAGATCTTGAACTTTCAAAAATTAAATTCATAGATGATGCTGAATATGAGGGGCTGATTGAATTTAAAGATTTTGATTTAGGACAGCTTATTGGGCAACCAAATTTTGGGCTTATGTCTTCACAATTCAAATTAAAAGGCAGAGGCTTTACATTAGAAAAATTAAAATCGAACGTCGAAGGCAACTGTTCTACTTTTGAGTTCAATAATTACCTGTATTCTAATTTAGATGTTCAGGGTCTTGTTCAAGACAAGGTGTTTAATGGCGCTCTCAGTGTGGTTGATCCCAGTCTCACGATGGATTTTGAGGGTCTTGTTGATTTTTCTGATGAAGAAAATATTTACGACTTTTCAGCAAGTATTGCCAATGCAGATTTGAATGCTTTGCATTTTGTTGAGCGCGATTCGATCGCTGTTTTCAATGGTACAGTCGCTATGGACATGAGAGGGACAAATTTAGATGATGTCCGCGGCTTTCTTCAATTTAAAAACACCTCATACTCAAACCAAAATGATGATTATTATTTTGAAGACTTTCAGGTTTCATCAGATTTTAACCTTAACAATATCCGCACAATTTCAGTGAACTCCCCGGAGATTATTAGAGGAACATTTAAAGGGAATTTCATTGTTAAAGAACTTCCAAAATTGGTAAATAATGCACTTAGTGAAATTTATTCACGAAAAGACATTAATGACATCACACCAAACCAGTCGCTTGATTTTAACTTTAAAATTTACAATAAAATTATCGAGGTTTTTTACCCCAATCTGCGTTTAGGTTCAAATACTTTTGTTCGTGGAACTCTGCACAGTGACCCTGAAAAATTTTCGCTAAAATTCAAGTCACCTAAAATTAACTTTGACAACTATTTTGCTGAACAGATTGAGGTTCAACTCATAAATGACAATCCAATTTTCAATACCTACGTCGAACTGGATAGCTTAAGCACTCCTTTTTACGCTGCAAAAGATTTTAGCCTTATTAATGTTACGCTTAACGATACGCTTTACATCAAATCGCAATTTAAGGGCGGACGACAATCTTCTGATAATTTTGATTTCAATTTATTTTACACTACAGATGAGGAAAAATCTATTTTAGGTTTGAAACCGTCTTTTGTGAATTTTAAAAATACCCCATGGCGGCTGAATGCAAACAACAACTCCAAAAACAAGCTTGTTTTTGATTCAGCCTTTAATGAAGTTACCCTTCAGGACGTAGATATATCTTTTGAGGACGAACAATTAGTCATGAGCGGTCAGTCCAAAGACTCTCTTTCAGCTGATTTTAACCTTGATTTTAAAAATGTAGACTTGGCTAAAGTCACTCCTGAAATCGATAGCTTACAGTTGGGCGGAGTTGTAAACGGTAATTTAAATATTCTAAAACAAAACGAAATTTACCTCCCAAAATCCTTGCTTACAATTGATGATTTTGAAGTTAACCGCTTTAATTTAGGTGCTTTTAATGCCTCTATTTCAGGAAATTCGTCTCTAACCAATTACGATGTGGATATTGTTGTAAAAGACGATAAAAACGAATCGTTTTCCGCTAAGGGGCGTTTAGATGTATCGGGCGATAATTCAAATTTAGATTTACAATTGAAATTCAAAGATTTTCTGCTCGATCCTTTAGATCCGTTTGGAGGAGGTGTCATTAAAAAAATTAGAGGTAAAGTAAGTGGAAATTCAACAATTACTGGACGCATACAACGTCCTCAAATCAATGGTTCTTTGACTTTAAATGAAGGTGGTATTGCGGTTCCCTACCTCAATATCGATTATGCTTTTTCTCCACAAACAAAAATAGATTTAATTGGGCAGCGTTTTGTATTCAAATCGGCTGCATTTACAGATACAAAATATAAGTCTGAAGGTGTTTTGAGTGGCGCACTCAGTCATGTGAATTTTAAAGATTGGGCAATAGATTTAGCGATTACCTCGGACCGGCTTTTGGTATTGAATACAAAAGAGTCAGATGATGCACTCTACTACGGAACCGGATTTGTGTCGGGTCAAATTGACATCACTGGCCCAATGAAACAGTTGTTTATCGAGGCAAACGTATCTACATCCAAAGGAACTGTATTCAAGATTCCTCTTAGCGATAGCGAAATGATTAGTGAAAATTCGTACATCAAATTTATTAGCCCTGAAGAAAAAAACATCAAGAACAAGGGGCGAAACATCAAGTTAGATGAAATAAAGGGTGTGGAAATGGAGTTTAACATGGATGTTACCGACGATGCTGAAATAGAAATTGTTTTTGACAAAGAAACCGGAAGCTCAGTCGTTGGGCGTGGAAATGGGAGTATGTTGGCGCAAATCAATACAAATGATAAGTTTTTGATGTTTGGAGATTTCCTGGTACTTTCAGGGTATTACAACTACAGCATAGGAAGAGTAATTCAGAAAAAGTTCAAACTGGTTAAGGATGGTTCATTGGTTTGGGATGGCGATCCGCTTCAGGCCGAAATTAATCTCGAGGCTGTCTATGATGATATTTCTGTGAACCCATCCACTCTTTTAGATAACCCAATAAACCAGACCATTCCCGCAGAAGTTCTCATCAATTTGACTGGAGCGCTCGAAAAACCAGACTTGGCATTTGACATCCGTTTTCCAAATATAAATTCGGCACTAAACAGTGAGCTGAAGGACCGCCTTCGCGATAAGGACAAAAGAGACTTTCAGGCACTTTCCTTACTCACTACAGGTTCCTTTAGAAGTAAATTAGCTCTAGATTCTCAAGATGCATTTGAATTAGTTTCTGATGGTGTAACAAACGTTTTAAATGATATTTTTTCTGATGCTGATAATAAAGTCAAACTCGGCCTTAATTTAGATATTGGAAAGAATACTCCAGAATTTGAGACTGATAGTCGCGTTGGAGTCACCTTGTCTACAAAAATCAGTGAAAATGTATTGATCAATGGAAAGTTAGGAGTGCCTGTAGGTGGAGTCAGTGAAACTACGGTAGCTGGGGATTTCGAGGTTCAAGTACTTTTAAATGAAGACAGAACATTGTCGTTGAAGTTTTTCAACCGAGAAAACAGCATTCAAAATTTTGGTGAGCAAATTGGCTACACCCAAGGGCTAGGTTTGTCCTATAATATAGAATTTGATAATCTTAGAGAGTTGTTCAAAGAATTGTTTGTAAATGAGAACAAAATTGATTCGACTAAACAAGAAAATAACGAGAATTCTTCCCTTCCAGATTATATGGAATTCAAACAATAA